A genomic segment from Propioniciclava sp. MC1595 encodes:
- a CDS encoding nicotinate phosphoribosyltransferase, translating into MLETTALLTDHYELTMVQAAMGSGTAFRRSVFELFPRRLPEGRRYGVVAGTGRALDAVENFRFDDETVSFLREAKVVNDEVAQWLATYRFTGDIWGYPDGEIYFPGSPIMVVEGSFAEAVVLETVLLSIFNYDSAVASAASRMTAMAGDRPCIEMGSRRTNEWSAVVAARAAYIAGFASTSNLEAGRSFGVPTAGTAAHSFTLLHDTEEDAFRSQLAALGTNTTLLVDTYDVVEAVTKGVELTNGRLGAVRLDSGDLLTQAVDVRRLLDSLGAVNTRIIVTSDLDEFQIAALRAAPVNGYGVGTQLVTGSGAPTCGFVYKLVSRADSEDPAAPLEPVAKKSLNKGSVGGRKFALRRLDANGIAEAEVIGVGAPPEGDHNDRPLLVELVRGGEIVGREPLSAGRERHLRVRGELPSAAFKMSKGYPAIVTIMLDAEGDQTFNPYAPEA; encoded by the coding sequence ATGCTGGAGACGACCGCCCTGCTCACCGACCACTACGAGCTGACCATGGTGCAGGCCGCCATGGGCTCCGGAACGGCCTTCCGCCGGTCGGTGTTCGAGCTCTTCCCCCGCCGCCTCCCCGAGGGGCGCCGCTACGGCGTCGTGGCCGGCACGGGGCGCGCGCTCGACGCCGTCGAGAACTTCCGCTTCGACGACGAGACGGTGTCGTTCTTGCGCGAGGCGAAGGTCGTCAACGACGAGGTCGCGCAGTGGCTGGCGACCTACCGGTTCACCGGCGACATCTGGGGCTACCCCGACGGTGAGATCTACTTCCCCGGCTCGCCGATCATGGTGGTCGAGGGCAGCTTCGCCGAGGCGGTCGTCCTGGAGACGGTGCTGCTGAGCATCTTCAACTACGACTCCGCGGTCGCGTCGGCTGCGTCCCGCATGACCGCGATGGCCGGCGACCGCCCCTGCATCGAGATGGGCTCGCGGCGCACCAACGAGTGGTCGGCGGTGGTCGCCGCCCGGGCGGCGTACATCGCAGGCTTCGCGTCGACGTCGAACCTGGAGGCGGGGCGCTCCTTCGGGGTCCCGACCGCCGGCACCGCCGCGCACAGCTTCACGCTGCTGCACGACACCGAGGAGGACGCCTTCCGCTCCCAACTGGCGGCCCTCGGCACCAACACCACCCTGCTGGTCGACACCTACGACGTCGTCGAGGCGGTCACGAAGGGCGTCGAGCTGACCAACGGACGCCTCGGCGCCGTCCGCCTCGACTCGGGCGACCTGCTCACCCAGGCCGTGGATGTCCGCAGGCTGCTCGACTCCCTCGGCGCGGTGAACACCCGCATCATCGTCACCTCCGACCTGGACGAGTTCCAGATCGCCGCCCTGCGCGCCGCCCCGGTCAACGGCTACGGCGTGGGCACGCAGCTGGTCACCGGCTCGGGCGCCCCGACCTGCGGGTTCGTCTACAAGCTCGTCTCCCGCGCCGACTCCGAGGACCCAGCCGCCCCGCTCGAGCCCGTCGCCAAGAAGTCGCTCAACAAGGGGTCGGTCGGCGGCCGCAAGTTCGCTCTGCGCCGGCTGGACGCCAACGGCATCGCCGAGGCGGAGGTCATCGGCGTCGGCGCCCCGCCCGAGGGCGACCACAACGACCGTCCGCTGCTGGTCGAGCTGGTGCGCGGCGGCGAGATCGTCGGGCGCGAGCCGCTGTCCGCGGGACGCGAGCGGCACCTGCGCGTGCGCGGCGAGCTGCCGAGCGCGGCGTTCAAGATGAGCAAGGGCTACCCCGCCATCGTCACGATCATGCTGGACGCCGAGGGCGACCAGACCTTCAACCCCTACGCCCCGGAGGCCTGA
- the clpS gene encoding ATP-dependent Clp protease adapter ClpS has protein sequence MSSPEVPVGPASGTAVAERPAEVVQALTPWVTIVWDDPVNLMSYVTHVFVTYFKFDKPKAHKLMMQVHTEGRAVVASGTREEMEQHVNAMHAYGLWATLEKDE, from the coding sequence ATGTCGTCGCCCGAGGTTCCGGTGGGGCCGGCGTCCGGCACCGCGGTGGCCGAACGCCCGGCCGAGGTCGTGCAGGCGCTGACGCCGTGGGTCACCATCGTGTGGGACGACCCCGTGAACCTGATGAGCTACGTCACCCACGTGTTCGTCACGTACTTCAAGTTCGACAAGCCCAAGGCCCACAAGCTGATGATGCAGGTGCACACCGAGGGGCGAGCCGTCGTCGCGTCGGGCACGCGCGAGGAGATGGAGCAGCACGTGAACGCCATGCACGCGTACGGGCTGTGGGCGACCCTGGAGAAGGACGAGTGA